One part of the Rattus rattus isolate New Zealand chromosome 14, Rrattus_CSIRO_v1, whole genome shotgun sequence genome encodes these proteins:
- the C14H6orf62 gene encoding uncharacterized protein C6orf62 homolog produces MGDPNSRKKQALNRLRAQLRKKKESLADQFDFKMYIAFVFKEKKKKSALFEVSEVIPVMTNNYEENILKGVRDSSYSLESSIELLQKDVVQLHAPRYQSMRRDVIGCTQEMDFILWPRNDIEKIVCLLFSRWKESDEPFRPVQAKFEFHHGDYEKQFLHVLSRKDKTGIVVNNPNQSVFLFIDRQHLQTPKNKATIFKLCSICLYLPQEQLTHWAVGTIEDHLRPYMPE; encoded by the exons ATGGGGGACCCAAACTCCCGGAAGAAACAAGCTCTGAACAGACTACGTGCtcagcttagaaagaaaaaagaatctctaGCTGACCAGTTTGACTTCAAGATGTATATTGCCTTTGTGTTCAAGGAGAAG aagaaaaagtCAGCACTTTTTGAAGTGTCTGAGGTTATACCAGTCATGACAAataattatgaagaaaatattctgaaaggTGTGCGAGATTCCAGCTATTCCTTGGAAAGTTCTATAGAGCTTCTACAGAAGGATGTGGTACAGCTCCATGCCCCTCGATACCAGTCTATGAGAAGG GATGTAATTGGCTGTACTCAGGAGATGGATTTCATTCTTTGGCCTCGGAATGATATTGAGAAAATTGTTTGTCTCCTGTTTTCTAGGTGGAAGGAATCTGATGAACCTTTTAGGCCTGTTCAG GCCAAATTTGAATTTCATCACGGTGACTATGAGAAACAGTTTCTGCATGTACTGAGCCGCAAGGACAAGACAGGAATTGTTGTCAACAATCCTAACCAGTCAGTGTTTCTCTTCATTGACAGACAGCATTTGCAG ACTCCAAAAAACAAAGCCACCATCTTCAAGTTATGCAGCATCTGCCTCTACCTGCCGCAGGAACAGCTCACCCACTGGGCAGTTGGCACCATAGAGGATCACCTCCGTCCTTACATGCCAGAGTAA